A region of Oncorhynchus masou masou isolate Uvic2021 chromosome 29, UVic_Omas_1.1, whole genome shotgun sequence DNA encodes the following proteins:
- the pou3f3a gene encoding POU domain, class 3, transcription factor 3-A: MVWGMATATSSPYLASNRILSTGSIVHSDRGIGDMQPGSTAVTSVSDGYRGDSSVKMVQSDFMQGAIATSNGGHMLSHAHQWVTSMPHAAAAAAAVAAAEAGSPWSPGPVGMTDSPQLQDVKRNSGREDLHSGSALHHRSSHLGSHQAHPGAWGGTSAAHISSISEGQQQQQSLIYSQPGGFTVNGMLSSPGSRSLMHPGMVRGESPDLDHGSHHHHHHHHHHQHPHHPQHHVGVSHDAQSDEDTPTSDDLEHFAKQFKQRRIKLGFTQADVGLALGTLYGNVFSQTTICRFEALQLSFKNMCKLKPLLNKWLEEADSTTGSPTSIDKIAAQGRKRKKRTSIEVSVKGALESHFLKSPKPAAQEITSLADSLQLEKEVVRVWFCNRRQKEKRMTPPGVPHSPEDEYSQVDNMSAGTPSPSMDCKRMFSDT, from the coding sequence ATGGTTTGGGGAATGGCAACAGCCACCTCCAGTCCATACCTGGCCAGCAATAGGATCCTTTCCACCGGCTCCATCGTGCACTCAGACCGGGGGATCGGTGACATGCAGCCGGGGAGCACCGCTGTCACCTCGGTGTCGGACGGATACAGAGGGGACTCTTCGGTGAAGATGGTGCAGAGTGACTTTATGCAGGGCGCTATTGCGACGAGCAACGGGGGACACATGTTAAGCCATGCCCACCAGTGGGTGACATCCATGCCACACGCCGCCGCTGCAGCAGCCGCAGTGGCAGCTGCCGAAGCCGGTTCTCCTTGGTCTCCCGGTCCGGTGGGAATGACAGACAGCCCGCAGCTGCAGGACGTGAAGAGAAACTCCGGCAGAGAGGACCTGCACTCGGGCTCCGCTCTACACCACAGGTCTTCACATCTGGGCTCCCACCAGGCACACCCAGGAGCCTGGGGAGGCACCTCAGCCGCTCACATATCCAGCATCTCCGAagggcagcagcagcaacagtcgCTGATTTACTCCCAGCCCGGGGGATTCACGGTTAACGGGATGCTCAGCTCACCGGGTAGTAGAAGCCTGATGCACCCGGGGATGGTGAGGGGGGAATCCCCTGATCTCGACCACGGCagccaccatcatcaccatcaccaccaccaccaccagcatccACATCATCCGCAGCACCACGTCGGGGTGAGCCATGACGCTCAGTCCGACGAGGATACGCCAACCTCGGACGACCTGGAGCACTTCGCCAAACAGTTCAAACAGCGCAGGATCAAATTGGGCTTTACACAAGCGGACGTGGGATTGGCGCTGGGCACCCTGTACGGAAACGTCTTCTCACAGACCACGATATGCAGGTTCGAGGCCCTGCAGCTGAGCTTCAAGAACATGTGCAAGCTGAAGCCGCTGCTCAACAAATGGCTGGAGGAAGCTGACTCGACCACCGGTAGCCCCACCAGCATCGATAAGATCGCGGCGCAGGGCAGGAAGAGGAAAAAGCGCACGTCCATCGAGGTGAGCGTCAAAGGAGCTTTGGAGAGCCACTTTCTCAAAAGCCCCAAACCAGCAGCCCAGGAGATCACCTCTCTGGCGGACAGTCTGCAGCTGGAGAAGGAGGTGGTCCGGGTCTGGTTCTGCAACCGCAGGcagaaggagaagaggatgacGCCGCCGGGGGTGCCACACAGCCCGGAGGACGAGTACTCTCAGGTCGACAACATGAGCGCAGGCACACCGTCACCTTCCATGGACTGCAAGCGAATGTTCAGCGATACGTGA